The Helicobacter sp. 11S03491-1 sequence ATACAAATCACTCAATTACAGACCCCAAGTCAATCAAACCCAAAAAGCAAGACCTAAAAATGTATTTAAACCTTATGAATCAATCCCATCCCCAAAGAGTGATAGTTTTTATCAGAATAATCATTATAAAAATTATGGAAAAGCACAAAGAACTGAGAGTAAAAAATCTAAAAATCAAAGACCTTTACCAACTCAAAATACAACTCCTCCCCTCCAAAAATCTAATAATGCTTGGCAAAGCATGAGACCCACCGTCAAATAAAAAACCACTCAATATCCATGGCGTATTTTTAGATACTAAATAACAACATCAAAATCAAATAATTCTGTACTTAAATATCTTTCTCCGGTATCACAAAGCATTGTTACAATATTTTTACTCGGAAATTGCTTAGCCAACTCTGTAGCTGCCCACAAATTAGCCCCTGAAGAAATACCCACTAAAATACCCTCAGTTCTGGCCACATCGCAAGTAAAATTATAAGCATCTTGAGTTTCAACTTGCAAAACCCCATCATATATTTTTGTGTCAAGAACTTTTGGGATAAAACCTGCTCCAATTCCTTGAATTTTATGTGGTCCGGGTTTCCCTCCTGAAAGCACAGGTGAAGCAACAGGTTCAACGGCATAAAGCTTTACTTCAGGATTTCTTTTTTTAAGCACTTCTCCCACTCCCATTAATGTCCCTCCTGTCCCAATACCTGCAACAAAAACATCTATTTCGCCATCTAATGCTTCAATAATCTCTTTGGCAGTAGTTCTACGATGAATATCAGGATTGTCAGGATTGTCAAATTGTTGTAAAACATAAGTATCCTCAATTTCTTCTGCAAGTTCAAGTGCCCTTTGGACAGCGCCACTCATACCTTTTTCAGGAGAAGTAAGCTCCAGGCATGCTCCAAACATCATTAGAAGCTTACGACGCTCTACGCTCATTGAGCTTGGCATAGTAATAATAAGTTTTATCCCTAAAGAAGCGCAAATTGAAGCCAAACCAATCCCTGTGTTCCCACTTGTAGCTTCAATTAGAATTGTGTCTTTGGTAATCCTTCCATCTTCTAAAGCCTTCAAAATCATATTTAATGCAATTCTGTCTTTTACAGATCCATTAGGATTCATAAATTCGCATTTTCCAAAGATATTAGCCCCATATCTTGCAGAGAGTTTTTGAAGTCTCAATAAAGGCGTATTGCCGATCATGTCTATTACAGATTGTACTACTTTCATGTTTTTACCTTTCGCTTAGTGGTCTTGTATTAAAATTTCTGATATTACTATTTTAGTCAAAAAAACCAAAAAATAGTGTTGGATTTTGATTATATAGCACATTTGTTCTAATTAAAGTAACAAAATCTACAGACACAAATTTTTATAACTTTTTGCTTTCAATTTCTAAAATATTAATAAAGCAATAAAATTAAACAATGAGAAATTATCGCTTTGTTTTTTCTTTAACCATTTGCACTAAAGAAATAGCATTTTCTCTGGGCAAATCAGGCAACATCCCATGACCGAGATTAAAGATATGACCTCCATTTTTACCCATTACTGACAAAATAGCATCAACTCCCTTTTCCATAGCAGAAATATCATACAAGCAAGAAGGTTCCAGATTTCCTTGCAAAACATATTTATCCCCTAAAAATTGTTTTGCCAATTCCATAGGAGTGCTCCAATCTACCCCAAATACATCAAATTCTCCATCAATCTTATCCAAATAACCTGCAATTCCTTTGGGAAAAAGAAGGACAGGAATCTGAGGAAAATTTTTTTTAACATAAGCAGCAATTTCTTTCATATAATTCCAACTAAATTCCAAATAAGCTTCTCTTTGAAGAGCGCTTGCCCAAGAATCAAACACCATCACAGCATTTACGCCGGATTTTATCTGCATATGAAGATAGCCCTTAAGTTCATTGGTAAGTTTTTGTAAAAGCGCATGCAAAAGCTTTGGATTGGTATAGAGCATTTTTTTACTGCGTGCATAAGTCTTGCTTCCTTCTCCTTCTATCATATAAGTTGCCAATGTCCAAGGAGAACCACAAAATCCTATCAAAGCCTTTTGTTTAGAAAGTTGTGAGCGCACCTGAGAAAGTGTATCATAAACATAAGTGAGGTTTTTATAACCTTCATCTTTGAGATTCTTAATATCTTCTTGAGTATTTATTGTTCGTCCAAACTTAGGACCTTCTCCGGCAAGAAACTCTAATGGCATCCCCATCTCAAGAGGGACAACCAAAATATCACTAAATACAATAGCCGCATCTACATCTAAAATATCTATAGGCTGGAGTGTTACTTGGGTCGCCAAATCCACATTATGACAAAGATCTAAAAAACTTCCGGCTTGTTTTCTGAGTTCTTTATATTCACTCAAATATCTGCCTGCTTGTCTCATCATCCATATTGGAGTATAAGGAGTCTGTTTCCTTTTACAAGCATCTATAAAAATCATCACTATCCTTTATGATACTAAAATTACCTAAAAGTATATAAAAATTTATTAGTTTTTCAAAGACTAAACCACTCGAAATTCTTCAGGGTGATCAAGGGCATAGCGAAACTTATCCATATCAATTTTTTTATCCCAAATAGATACTATCATGCAAGCTACAGAATTTCCACAAAGATTGCCAACCGCACGCATTTCACTCATAAACTTATCTACACCCAAGAGTGCAGCAACGCTAACTGCAGGAATAGTTCCCGGCCCCGTGCCCATTGCTTGGAGTGTTCCTGCCAAAACTATAAAACCCGATCCTGTAACCCCTACAGCTCCCTTTGAGGCAATCATCAAAATAATAATCATGCTAATGGTTTGCTCAAAACTTAAAGGAATGCCAAACGCCTGTGAAAGAAAAATAACGCTTAAAGTAAGATAAATATTCGTACAATCAAGATTAAAA is a genomic window containing:
- the cysK gene encoding cysteine synthase A, with translation MKVVQSVIDMIGNTPLLRLQKLSARYGANIFGKCEFMNPNGSVKDRIALNMILKALEDGRITKDTILIEATSGNTGIGLASICASLGIKLIITMPSSMSVERRKLLMMFGACLELTSPEKGMSGAVQRALELAEEIEDTYVLQQFDNPDNPDIHRRTTAKEIIEALDGEIDVFVAGIGTGGTLMGVGEVLKKRNPEVKLYAVEPVASPVLSGGKPGPHKIQGIGAGFIPKVLDTKIYDGVLQVETQDAYNFTCDVARTEGILVGISSGANLWAATELAKQFPSKNIVTMLCDTGERYLSTELFDFDVVI
- the hemE gene encoding uroporphyrinogen decarboxylase, which codes for MIFIDACKRKQTPYTPIWMMRQAGRYLSEYKELRKQAGSFLDLCHNVDLATQVTLQPIDILDVDAAIVFSDILVVPLEMGMPLEFLAGEGPKFGRTINTQEDIKNLKDEGYKNLTYVYDTLSQVRSQLSKQKALIGFCGSPWTLATYMIEGEGSKTYARSKKMLYTNPKLLHALLQKLTNELKGYLHMQIKSGVNAVMVFDSWASALQREAYLEFSWNYMKEIAAYVKKNFPQIPVLLFPKGIAGYLDKIDGEFDVFGVDWSTPMELAKQFLGDKYVLQGNLEPSCLYDISAMEKGVDAILSVMGKNGGHIFNLGHGMLPDLPRENAISLVQMVKEKTKR